One Nonomuraea angiospora DNA segment encodes these proteins:
- a CDS encoding rhomboid family intramembrane serine protease, with protein MSDYSGHRFESAKRGAGALLSGALSALAVVVAMLVVMWVVEGFDFVLNGRLDREFGIIGWEPDGLIGILFAPFLHGGFGHLMANSLPLLVLGFLAGLRDLRKFLWASVLIILIGGFGTWLTSPNVYTVGASGLIFGYFGYILARGLFDRRLLDIVIAAGVGFAYWGILAGLLPNQQGISWQGHLFGLIGGVVAGWVLRRKRREIPAY; from the coding sequence ATGAGCGACTATTCGGGTCACAGGTTCGAGTCGGCCAAGCGTGGCGCCGGGGCGCTCCTGTCCGGTGCGCTGAGCGCGCTCGCCGTCGTGGTCGCCATGCTGGTCGTGATGTGGGTCGTCGAGGGCTTCGACTTCGTGCTGAACGGCAGGCTCGACCGCGAGTTCGGCATCATCGGATGGGAGCCCGACGGCCTGATCGGCATCCTGTTCGCCCCGTTCCTGCACGGCGGCTTCGGCCATCTCATGGCCAACTCGCTGCCGCTGCTGGTCCTCGGCTTCCTGGCCGGCCTGCGTGACCTGCGCAAGTTCCTGTGGGCCAGCGTGCTGATCATCCTCATCGGCGGCTTCGGCACCTGGCTGACCAGCCCCAACGTCTACACGGTCGGCGCCAGCGGCCTGATCTTCGGCTACTTCGGGTACATCCTGGCCCGCGGCCTGTTCGACCGCAGGCTGCTCGACATCGTCATCGCCGCCGGCGTGGGCTTCGCGTACTGGGGGATCCTGGCGGGGCTGCTGCCCAACCAGCAGGGCATCTCCTGGCAGGGCCACCTGTTCGGGCTCATCGGCGGCGTGGTGGCAGGCTGGGTGCTGCGCCGCAAGCGCCGCGAGATCCCGGCGTACTGA
- a CDS encoding ABC transporter substrate-binding protein, with product MPSEQDSREVVEGLLRRPFWRDLPLPVLVVTGARAGVAAQLAERFKGRLPYARPEKSANKSLVELVDALAGANGALGGNTVGNTLLPAPRFPLTEFVLWARAQRDKKPEQWPKVKWPPSPDSRPGQEELKHRFSARFGVRPSLRADSRKRWAAGDFLVRAAVFFVPVATVVAWWLDTGITDLIPLAPGLLALLLGVGAIALQAVRFIRGTAFSRWFRRHQYKDLRRAAGESRPRYALQLMSASEPEIEKLLVYAMLEDLRQAYRKWPRIPWPSWGRGLYALLVLDEGDPVHARFLRVLDEVRYETNIVPPLLVIVDGPGQPVPPPADREPRSIGEDVEDWRSRVALRGPEPRLRLAGDKLVLTDTYKPRLRGVKARAVGYWLAMVALLLAPPLYVYGSNWFGCGPGMTWAEQQCVGLSDNLAEIAPDPSLMPILERIKQQNEAIDTRQRVITVFYLGVLTTSHPGDDQTGGSAGELSGIAARQGAYNRLGSWQIKVELANSGQYFRHAEFAARMIRQRAAGDPDVAGVIGLAWSRTETQDAIRVLSDAHIPILSTTNSADLTPLVYHGRPSPYFFRMAAPNSAQARAFELWLAHGLPGGKPVAPRRVAVLVERDAEDHELYSRDLADGLAKGPYASAGQYPFANQDELASKVDLACQDGAEVLLYTGRATFLNTVADTREHQCAAKVQILAGDDVTEKLAQLLVKEDFTNKPAISFVALNDMRQGQGGNRTQTEIENWIASVKATGVSRVHAWMGYDALLAVTSAINKIKASDVDESVNIAESVAYNLRGLGVGGLIQGASGKFYFSEDAESHAALPRGLWLFSTDPAAGSSDNGPVPRGSCTVDEKAPGTAELEVKCSFG from the coding sequence ATGCCCTCTGAACAGGATTCGCGAGAGGTGGTGGAGGGTCTGCTGCGGCGGCCCTTCTGGCGCGACCTCCCGCTGCCCGTGCTGGTCGTCACCGGGGCGCGGGCCGGTGTGGCCGCGCAGCTGGCGGAGCGGTTCAAGGGACGCCTGCCGTACGCGAGGCCGGAGAAAAGCGCGAACAAATCGCTGGTCGAGCTCGTGGACGCGCTGGCCGGAGCCAACGGCGCCCTCGGAGGCAACACGGTCGGCAACACCCTGCTGCCCGCGCCACGCTTCCCGCTGACGGAGTTCGTGTTGTGGGCCCGGGCCCAGCGCGACAAGAAGCCGGAGCAGTGGCCGAAGGTCAAGTGGCCGCCATCCCCTGACTCGCGGCCCGGGCAGGAGGAGCTCAAGCATCGCTTCAGCGCCAGGTTCGGGGTGCGCCCCAGCCTGCGGGCCGACAGCCGCAAGCGGTGGGCGGCGGGCGACTTCCTCGTGCGGGCCGCGGTCTTCTTCGTGCCGGTCGCCACTGTGGTCGCCTGGTGGCTGGACACCGGGATCACCGACCTGATCCCGCTGGCGCCCGGCCTGCTCGCATTGCTGCTGGGCGTCGGCGCGATCGCATTACAGGCGGTGCGCTTCATCCGCGGCACGGCCTTCTCCCGGTGGTTCCGCCGCCACCAGTACAAGGACCTGCGGCGCGCCGCCGGCGAGAGCCGCCCCAGGTACGCGCTGCAGCTGATGAGCGCGTCAGAGCCGGAGATCGAGAAGCTGCTGGTCTACGCGATGCTGGAGGACCTGCGCCAGGCGTACCGCAAGTGGCCGCGGATCCCGTGGCCGAGCTGGGGGCGCGGGCTGTACGCGCTGCTGGTGCTCGACGAGGGTGATCCGGTCCACGCGCGGTTCCTGCGGGTTCTCGATGAGGTCCGGTACGAGACGAACATCGTGCCGCCGCTGCTGGTGATCGTCGATGGCCCGGGGCAGCCGGTGCCGCCGCCGGCCGACCGGGAGCCGCGGAGCATCGGCGAGGACGTCGAGGACTGGCGCTCGCGCGTGGCGCTGCGCGGGCCGGAGCCGCGGCTGCGCCTCGCCGGCGACAAGCTGGTGCTGACGGACACCTACAAGCCGCGGCTGAGGGGGGTCAAGGCCCGTGCCGTCGGCTACTGGCTCGCGATGGTGGCGCTGCTGCTGGCCCCGCCGCTGTACGTCTACGGCAGCAACTGGTTCGGCTGCGGCCCCGGCATGACGTGGGCCGAGCAACAGTGCGTCGGCCTGAGCGACAACCTCGCCGAGATCGCCCCCGACCCGTCCCTCATGCCCATCCTCGAGCGGATCAAGCAGCAGAACGAGGCCATCGACACGAGACAGCGGGTCATCACGGTCTTCTATCTCGGCGTGCTCACCACGTCGCACCCGGGCGACGACCAGACGGGCGGCTCGGCCGGCGAACTGTCCGGCATCGCGGCCCGCCAGGGGGCCTACAACCGGCTCGGCAGCTGGCAGATCAAGGTGGAGCTGGCCAACAGCGGGCAGTACTTCCGGCACGCCGAGTTCGCCGCCAGGATGATCAGGCAGCGCGCCGCCGGCGACCCGGACGTGGCCGGCGTGATCGGGCTCGCGTGGAGCAGGACCGAGACGCAGGACGCCATACGAGTGCTCAGCGACGCGCACATCCCGATACTCAGCACCACGAATTCGGCCGACCTGACGCCGCTGGTCTACCACGGCCGTCCCTCGCCGTACTTCTTCCGCATGGCGGCTCCCAACTCCGCGCAGGCGCGGGCGTTCGAGCTGTGGCTCGCGCACGGGCTCCCCGGAGGCAAGCCGGTCGCTCCGCGGCGGGTCGCCGTCCTGGTCGAGCGTGACGCGGAGGACCACGAGCTCTACAGCAGGGACCTCGCGGACGGGCTGGCCAAGGGCCCGTACGCGTCCGCCGGGCAGTACCCGTTCGCCAACCAGGACGAGCTGGCCAGCAAGGTCGATCTGGCCTGCCAGGACGGCGCGGAGGTGCTGCTCTACACCGGCCGGGCCACCTTCCTGAACACCGTCGCCGACACCCGTGAGCACCAGTGCGCGGCCAAGGTGCAGATCCTGGCGGGCGACGACGTCACCGAGAAACTGGCGCAGCTCCTGGTCAAGGAGGACTTCACCAACAAGCCGGCGATCTCGTTCGTGGCGCTCAACGACATGCGACAGGGGCAGGGCGGCAACCGTACCCAGACGGAGATCGAGAACTGGATCGCGAGCGTCAAGGCGACGGGCGTGTCACGCGTGCACGCGTGGATGGGCTACGACGCGCTGCTGGCCGTCACGTCGGCGATCAACAAGATCAAGGCCTCGGACGTCGACGAGTCGGTCAACATCGCCGAGAGCGTCGCGTACAACCTGCGTGGGCTCGGCGTGGGCGGCCTCATCCAGGGTGCGAGCGGGAAGTTCTACTTCTCGGAGGACGCGGAGTCGCACGCCGCGCTCCCTCGGGGGCTCTGGCTGTTCTCCACGGACCCCGCCGCGGGTTCCTCCGACAACGGTCCGGTGCCGCGGGGGAGCTGCACGGTCGACGAAAAGGCCCCGGGCACCGCCGAACTTGAGGTGAAGTGCTCGTTCGGCTGA
- a CDS encoding BlaI/MecI/CopY family transcriptional regulator → MANLGSLERAIMDVLWDAGKAMRVRELLVRLNEERELAYTTVQTVAERLVKKGLLERTPYRNAFRYAAVKSRDEHVADLMLEALSASPDRLPVLARFAQGVEEEDALALMEELSRRQRRSTT, encoded by the coding sequence TTGGCGAACCTGGGGTCCCTGGAACGCGCGATCATGGACGTGCTGTGGGATGCCGGGAAAGCGATGCGCGTCAGGGAGCTGCTGGTCCGGCTCAACGAGGAGCGCGAACTGGCGTACACGACGGTGCAGACCGTGGCCGAGCGGCTGGTGAAGAAGGGCCTGCTCGAACGTACGCCGTACCGCAACGCGTTCCGCTACGCCGCGGTCAAGTCGAGGGACGAGCACGTCGCCGACCTCATGCTCGAAGCGCTCTCGGCCAGCCCCGACAGGTTGCCGGTGCTGGCCAGGTTCGCGCAGGGCGTCGAGGAGGAGGACGCGCTCGCCCTCATGGAAGAGCTGTCACGCCGTCAGAGGCGCTCGACCACGTAG
- the serC gene encoding phosphoserine transaminase — translation MADIVIPADIKPADGRFGCGPSKVRTEQLAALAASGASLMGTSHRQKPVKNLVGRVRSGLADLFSLPEGYQVVLGNGGTTAFWDIAAFGLIRDRSQHLSFGEFSSKFATVAKKAPWLGEPSVIKSEVGTYPTAVAEEGVDVYALTHNETSTGVAMPIKRVGSDDSLVLVDATSGAGGLPVDIAETDVYYFAPQKSFASDGGLWIAIMSPRALARVEEIAATGRYVPEFFSLPVAIDNSAKDQTYNTPAVATLFLLADQLDWMNSKGGLAWTTARTAESSQRLYTWAEKSAFATPFAAPEFRSQVVGTIDFAESVDAAAVAKVLRANGIVDTEPYRKLGRNQLRVAMFPAIDPADIEALTVCVDYVVERL, via the coding sequence GTGGCTGACATCGTGATTCCCGCTGACATCAAGCCCGCCGACGGCCGCTTCGGCTGCGGGCCCTCGAAGGTACGCACCGAGCAACTGGCCGCGCTCGCCGCCTCCGGCGCGAGCCTCATGGGCACCTCCCACCGCCAGAAGCCGGTCAAGAACCTGGTCGGCCGCGTACGCTCCGGGCTCGCCGACCTGTTCTCGCTGCCCGAGGGCTACCAGGTCGTGCTGGGCAACGGCGGCACCACCGCGTTCTGGGACATCGCCGCCTTCGGGCTGATCCGCGACAGGTCGCAGCACCTGTCGTTCGGCGAGTTCTCCTCGAAGTTCGCGACGGTAGCCAAGAAGGCCCCGTGGCTGGGCGAGCCGAGCGTCATCAAGTCCGAGGTCGGCACCTACCCGACGGCCGTGGCCGAGGAGGGCGTGGACGTCTACGCGCTCACCCACAACGAGACCTCGACCGGCGTCGCCATGCCCATCAAGCGCGTGGGCTCCGATGACTCGCTGGTGCTCGTGGACGCCACCTCCGGCGCCGGCGGCCTGCCCGTCGACATCGCCGAGACCGACGTCTACTACTTCGCCCCGCAGAAGAGCTTCGCCTCCGACGGCGGCCTGTGGATCGCGATCATGTCGCCGCGGGCGCTGGCCAGGGTCGAGGAGATCGCCGCGACCGGCCGTTACGTGCCGGAGTTCTTCAGCCTGCCGGTCGCGATCGACAACTCCGCGAAGGACCAGACCTACAACACCCCGGCCGTGGCCACGCTGTTCCTGCTGGCCGACCAGCTCGACTGGATGAACTCCAAGGGCGGCCTGGCCTGGACCACCGCCCGCACGGCCGAGTCCAGCCAGCGCCTCTACACGTGGGCGGAGAAGTCGGCGTTCGCCACGCCGTTCGCCGCTCCGGAGTTCCGCTCCCAGGTGGTCGGCACGATCGACTTCGCCGAGTCCGTCGACGCCGCCGCCGTGGCCAAGGTGCTGCGCGCCAACGGCATCGTCGACACCGAGCCCTACCGCAAGCTGGGCCGCAACCAGCTGCGCGTGGCGATGTTCCCGGCCATCGACCCGGCCGACATCGAGGCGCTGACGGTCTGCGTCGACTACGTGGTCGAGCGCCTCTGA
- the pdxH gene encoding pyridoxamine 5'-phosphate oxidase has product MDATPRPPVLAGLRRTYEGRPLLESDLASDPMEQFTFWLQDALESGLPEPNAMVLATASSGGRPSARTVLLKGYDERGFVFYTNYESRKGRDLAENPRASLLFPWHPIRRQVRIEGTVTRISHEESAEYYNSRPYGSRIGAWASRQSAVVRSREELDERYAELAERWPESPPVPDFWGGFRVYPIEMEFWQGQLDRMHDRLRYRRTRPGWALERLAP; this is encoded by the coding sequence GTGGATGCCACCCCGCGCCCGCCCGTGCTGGCGGGGCTACGCCGAACGTACGAGGGCCGGCCGCTGCTCGAATCCGACCTCGCGTCCGACCCCATGGAGCAGTTCACCTTCTGGCTCCAGGACGCGCTCGAGTCCGGCCTGCCCGAACCCAACGCCATGGTCCTGGCCACCGCCTCGTCCGGCGGCCGCCCGAGCGCCAGGACGGTCCTGCTGAAGGGCTATGACGAACGCGGCTTCGTCTTCTACACCAACTACGAGTCGCGCAAGGGCCGCGACCTGGCCGAGAACCCCCGTGCGTCACTGCTGTTCCCCTGGCATCCGATCCGCCGCCAGGTACGCATCGAGGGCACCGTGACGCGGATCTCCCACGAGGAGTCGGCCGAGTACTACAACTCGCGCCCGTACGGCTCGCGCATCGGCGCCTGGGCGTCGCGGCAGTCGGCCGTCGTGCGGTCAAGGGAGGAACTGGACGAGCGCTACGCCGAGCTGGCCGAACGCTGGCCGGAGAGTCCGCCGGTGCCCGACTTCTGGGGAGGTTTCCGGGTCTATCCGATCGAGATGGAGTTCTGGCAGGGACAACTCGACCGGATGCACGACAGGCTCCGTTATCGGCGGACAAGACCCGGTTGGGCCCTGGAAAGGCTGGCACCTTAA
- a CDS encoding citrate synthase 2 — MSDFKPGLEGVVAFETEIAEPDKEGGALRYRGVDIEELVGRVPFGAVWGLLVDNKFQPGLPPAEPYPIPVHSGDIRVDVQSALAMLAPAYGFKPLLDISDEEARDQLARASVMALSFVAQSARGLGLPMVPQSRVDEAETIVERFMIRWRGEPDPKHVKAIDAYWTSAAEHGMNASTFTARVIASTGADVAAALSGAVGAMSGPLHGGAPARVLHMIEGVEQLGDAKKYVQSELDKGNRLMGFGHRVYRAEDPRARVLRRTAKELDAPRYEVAAALEQAALDELHARKPDRVLATNVEYWAAVVLDFAEVPSHMFTSMFTCARTAGWAAHVLEQKLTGRLVRPSANYVGPASRPLSDVPGAAEVTGKN; from the coding sequence ATGTCCGACTTCAAACCCGGGCTCGAAGGCGTCGTAGCTTTCGAGACCGAGATCGCGGAACCGGACAAAGAAGGGGGCGCCCTTCGATACCGGGGCGTCGACATTGAGGAACTGGTCGGCCGTGTCCCGTTCGGGGCTGTCTGGGGCCTGCTGGTCGACAACAAGTTCCAGCCGGGCCTGCCCCCGGCGGAGCCGTACCCCATCCCTGTCCACTCCGGTGACATCCGCGTAGACGTGCAGAGCGCCCTGGCCATGCTGGCTCCGGCCTACGGCTTCAAGCCCCTGCTCGACATCAGTGACGAGGAGGCCCGCGACCAGCTCGCCCGCGCCTCCGTCATGGCCCTCTCCTTCGTCGCGCAGTCCGCGCGCGGCCTCGGCCTGCCCATGGTGCCGCAGAGCCGGGTCGACGAGGCCGAGACCATCGTCGAACGTTTCATGATCCGCTGGCGCGGTGAGCCTGATCCCAAGCACGTCAAGGCCATCGACGCTTACTGGACCTCCGCCGCCGAGCACGGCATGAACGCCTCCACGTTCACCGCCCGCGTCATCGCCTCCACCGGGGCCGACGTGGCGGCCGCGCTCTCCGGCGCCGTCGGCGCCATGTCGGGCCCGCTGCACGGCGGCGCCCCGGCCCGCGTCCTGCACATGATCGAGGGCGTCGAGCAGCTCGGCGACGCCAAGAAGTACGTCCAGAGCGAGCTCGACAAGGGCAACCGGCTCATGGGCTTCGGGCACCGCGTCTACCGCGCCGAGGACCCGCGTGCCCGCGTGCTCCGCCGCACCGCCAAGGAGCTCGACGCCCCCCGCTACGAGGTCGCCGCGGCGCTGGAGCAGGCCGCGCTGGACGAGCTGCACGCCCGCAAGCCCGACCGGGTGCTGGCCACCAACGTCGAATACTGGGCGGCCGTGGTCCTGGACTTCGCCGAGGTGCCCTCCCACATGTTCACCTCGATGTTCACCTGCGCCCGCACGGCCGGCTGGGCCGCGCACGTCCTGGAGCAGAAGCTCACGGGCCGCCTCGTGCGCCCGAGCGCCAACTACGTCGGCCCCGCCTCGCGTCCCCTGAGCGACGTCCCCGGCGCCGCCGAGGTCACCGGCAAGAACTGA
- a CDS encoding crotonase/enoyl-CoA hydratase family protein has protein sequence MSDEVLVEESENVAVITINRPKARNAVNGAVARGIAEALDALDARPDISTYVLTGAGGTFSAGMDLKGFLSGDFPVVEGRGFGGLAESPPKKPLVAAVEGYALAGGFELALSCDVIVASSEAKFGLPEPKRGLVAGAGGVMRLPRRIPYHVAMEIALTGDHYPAARLYELGLVNRITEPGRALEGALELARKIAANAPLALAATKKVIIESQDWSLEEMFAKQGAIVGPVFGSKDAMEGAAAFAEKRAPRWTGE, from the coding sequence TTGTCTGACGAAGTGCTCGTCGAGGAATCCGAGAACGTCGCCGTAATCACGATAAATCGCCCTAAAGCGCGGAATGCCGTGAATGGGGCGGTGGCGCGGGGGATCGCCGAGGCGCTGGACGCGCTCGACGCCCGCCCCGACATTTCCACCTATGTCCTGACCGGTGCCGGTGGCACCTTCTCCGCGGGCATGGACCTCAAGGGGTTCCTGTCCGGCGACTTCCCGGTGGTCGAGGGGCGCGGCTTCGGCGGGCTCGCCGAGTCGCCGCCGAAGAAGCCGCTGGTGGCCGCCGTGGAGGGCTACGCGCTCGCGGGCGGGTTCGAGCTGGCGCTGTCGTGCGACGTCATCGTGGCCTCGTCGGAGGCCAAGTTCGGCCTGCCGGAGCCCAAGCGCGGGCTGGTGGCGGGCGCGGGCGGCGTCATGCGGCTGCCGCGCCGGATCCCGTACCACGTGGCCATGGAGATCGCCCTGACCGGCGACCACTATCCGGCGGCGCGGCTGTACGAGCTCGGGCTGGTCAACCGGATCACCGAGCCGGGGCGGGCGCTGGAGGGCGCGCTGGAGCTGGCTCGCAAGATCGCTGCCAACGCGCCGCTGGCGCTCGCCGCGACCAAGAAGGTGATCATCGAGTCGCAGGACTGGTCGCTGGAGGAGATGTTCGCCAAGCAGGGGGCGATCGTCGGGCCGGTGTTCGGCTCGAAGGACGCCATGGAGGGCGCGGCCGCCTTCGCCGAGAAGCGCGCCCCTCGCTGGACGGGCGAGTAA
- a CDS encoding UdgX family uracil-DNA binding protein (This protein belongs to the uracil DNA glycosylase superfamily, members of which act in excision repair of DNA. However, it belongs more specifically to UdgX branch, whose founding member was found to bind uracil in DNA (where it does not belong), without cleaving it, appears to promote DNA repair by a pathway involving RecA, rather than base excision.), with protein sequence MVKDGNKGAAEFLPDQLDLDSLRRAAAGCQGCGLYANATQTVFGEGPQRARFMLVGEEPGDQEDRQGHPFVGPAGRILDKGLEEAGIEREDVYVTNAVKHFSFVLRGKRRIHQKPTAGEIDACHPWLDAELTLVRPEVIVVLGATAARALLGREFRVTHYRGEPVPLGDALAVATVHPSAVLRAPDRDQAYAGFLADLKVAAQVV encoded by the coding sequence ATGGTTAAGGACGGAAACAAAGGAGCGGCCGAGTTCCTTCCCGACCAGCTCGATCTCGACTCGCTGCGGCGCGCGGCCGCCGGCTGCCAGGGCTGCGGGCTCTACGCGAACGCCACCCAGACCGTTTTCGGCGAGGGTCCGCAGCGGGCCAGGTTCATGCTCGTGGGAGAGGAACCCGGAGATCAGGAGGACCGGCAGGGACACCCGTTCGTGGGCCCGGCCGGCCGCATTCTGGACAAAGGATTGGAAGAGGCGGGAATCGAGCGGGAGGACGTTTACGTCACCAACGCCGTCAAGCATTTCTCCTTCGTCCTTCGCGGCAAGCGGCGGATCCACCAGAAGCCGACGGCCGGCGAGATCGACGCCTGCCATCCGTGGCTCGACGCGGAGCTGACCCTCGTGCGGCCGGAGGTGATCGTGGTGCTCGGGGCGACGGCGGCCAGGGCGCTGCTCGGCCGGGAGTTCAGGGTGACGCACTACCGGGGCGAGCCGGTGCCGCTCGGCGACGCGCTGGCCGTGGCGACCGTCCACCCGTCCGCCGTGCTGCGGGCGCCCGACAGGGACCAGGCGTACGCGGGCTTCCTGGCCGACCTGAAGGTGGCCGCCCAGGTCGTCTGA
- a CDS encoding MFS transporter produces the protein MAIAELVKRHLVDTRPLGVPEYRRLWLGQAVSHVGVGATVVAVGKQVWDLTHSSLYVGLLGMANLIPLIVFGLWGGAVADAVDRRKLLIAGSLIAWSATLLILGQALLGLGNVYLIFGAVALNATGFAITSPTRGAIIPRILDKELVPAANALNSLVFSIGAVVGPMIGAVALSSGGFAATYAMDALLFTASLYAALRLPSLPPLGEVRRPGAGAVLEGLSFIVRSPVLLMSFVVDIIAMVFALPRALFPELTDDRFGGSTIALGWMTSAMAIGSVAGALFSGWVGRVSRQGVALVVVIAVWGLAVAAAGLAGELWLVVAFMAVGGVADVISSVWRQSILQLYAPDEMRGRLQGAFMVVVAGGPRLGELRAGAMATTLGVSGAWVGGGIACAVTVLVVGLSVPAFRNYRAR, from the coding sequence GTGGCGATCGCGGAACTGGTCAAGCGTCATCTTGTAGACACCCGGCCACTTGGCGTACCCGAGTACCGGCGGCTCTGGCTCGGCCAGGCCGTCTCTCACGTCGGCGTCGGGGCGACCGTCGTGGCCGTGGGCAAGCAGGTCTGGGACCTCACCCACTCCTCGCTGTACGTGGGGCTGCTGGGGATGGCCAACCTGATCCCGCTGATCGTCTTCGGCCTGTGGGGAGGGGCGGTCGCCGACGCCGTGGACCGGCGCAAGCTGCTCATCGCCGGCTCGCTCATCGCGTGGTCGGCGACGCTCCTCATCCTCGGGCAGGCGCTGCTCGGCCTGGGGAACGTCTACCTGATCTTCGGTGCGGTCGCCCTGAACGCCACCGGCTTCGCGATCACCAGCCCGACCAGGGGCGCGATCATCCCCAGGATCCTGGACAAGGAGCTGGTGCCCGCCGCGAACGCGCTCAACTCGCTCGTCTTCAGCATCGGCGCGGTCGTGGGCCCGATGATCGGCGCGGTCGCGCTCAGCTCGGGCGGGTTCGCGGCGACGTACGCGATGGACGCCCTGCTCTTCACCGCGAGCCTCTACGCGGCCCTCAGACTGCCCTCACTGCCCCCATTGGGCGAAGTGCGACGTCCGGGTGCCGGGGCGGTGCTGGAAGGGCTCAGCTTCATCGTCAGGAGCCCGGTGCTGCTGATGTCGTTCGTGGTGGACATCATCGCGATGGTGTTCGCCCTGCCGCGCGCCCTCTTCCCGGAGCTGACCGATGACAGGTTCGGCGGCTCGACGATCGCGCTCGGCTGGATGACCTCCGCCATGGCCATCGGCTCGGTGGCCGGGGCGCTGTTCTCCGGCTGGGTGGGGCGGGTCTCGCGGCAGGGGGTCGCGCTCGTCGTCGTGATCGCCGTCTGGGGCCTGGCCGTGGCCGCCGCCGGGCTGGCGGGCGAGCTCTGGCTGGTGGTGGCGTTCATGGCCGTGGGCGGGGTGGCGGACGTGATCTCGTCGGTGTGGCGGCAGTCCATCCTGCAGCTGTACGCGCCCGACGAGATGCGGGGGCGGCTGCAGGGGGCGTTCATGGTGGTCGTGGCGGGCGGGCCGCGCCTGGGCGAGCTGCGGGCCGGCGCGATGGCGACGACGCTCGGGGTGAGCGGGGCCTGGGTGGGCGGCGGCATCGCCTGTGCCGTCACGGTGCTGGTCGTCGGCCTGTCCGTGCCCGCCTTCCGCAATTACCGGGCTCGTTAA
- a CDS encoding metal-dependent transcriptional regulator: MTAHGLIDTTEMYLRTIYELEEEGIVPLRARIAERLQQSGPTVSQTVARMERDGLVRVEGDRHLSMTDLGRTLATRVMRKHRLAECLLTQVIGLPWEEVHIEACRWEHVMSESVEARLVTLLDNPTVCPHGNPIPGLAELGAKEPPEGGAGVLTSMSDLAGPRDTPVVVRRISEQVQSDPAVMLKLKQVGIQPGREVTLAASDDGVRVTGDGDANDTPAELPRDVAAHVFVSKR; the protein is encoded by the coding sequence TTGACCGCACACGGCCTGATCGACACCACGGAGATGTACCTCCGCACGATTTACGAGCTCGAGGAGGAGGGCATCGTCCCCCTCCGCGCCCGCATCGCGGAGCGCCTGCAGCAGAGCGGCCCCACCGTGAGCCAGACCGTCGCCCGCATGGAGCGTGACGGCCTCGTCCGCGTCGAGGGCGACCGCCACCTGTCCATGACTGACCTGGGCCGCACGCTGGCCACGCGGGTCATGCGCAAGCACCGGCTGGCCGAGTGCCTGCTCACCCAGGTGATCGGCCTGCCCTGGGAAGAGGTGCACATCGAGGCGTGCCGCTGGGAGCACGTCATGTCGGAGTCGGTCGAGGCCCGCCTGGTGACCCTGCTCGACAACCCCACCGTCTGCCCGCACGGAAACCCCATCCCCGGGCTCGCGGAGCTGGGCGCCAAGGAGCCCCCCGAGGGCGGCGCCGGGGTGCTGACATCGATGTCAGACCTGGCGGGGCCGAGGGACACGCCGGTCGTCGTGCGTCGAATTAGCGAACAAGTGCAAAGCGATCCTGCTGTGATGCTTAAACTCAAGCAAGTTGGGATACAACCCGGACGCGAGGTGACGCTCGCGGCGAGCGACGACGGTGTGCGGGTGACAGGTGACGGTGACGCGAACGACACTCCCGCGGAGCTTCCGCGTGATGTCGCCGCGCACGTTTTTGTCTCCAAGCGCTGA
- a CDS encoding TIGR00645 family protein, with translation MFASRWLQVPLYLGLIVAQAVYVWQFALELWHLIETVFLHTAPVTAATPSPEVVVMLTVLALIDVVMISNLLIMVIIGGYETFVSRINLNDHPDEPEWLSHVNANVLKVKLATAIIGISSVHLLQTFIRAQSTPNDKIMWQTIMHLAFVASAIGLAYIDRLLSTSPAEHTRSHL, from the coding sequence ATGTTCGCCAGCCGCTGGCTCCAGGTCCCGCTCTACCTGGGCCTCATCGTGGCCCAGGCGGTGTACGTCTGGCAGTTCGCGCTGGAGCTCTGGCACCTGATCGAGACGGTGTTCCTGCACACCGCGCCGGTCACCGCGGCGACGCCGTCGCCCGAGGTCGTGGTCATGCTCACGGTCCTGGCGCTGATCGACGTGGTGATGATCTCCAACCTGCTGATCATGGTGATCATCGGCGGTTACGAGACGTTCGTCTCGCGCATCAACCTCAACGACCACCCCGACGAGCCCGAGTGGCTCTCCCACGTCAACGCGAACGTGCTGAAGGTCAAGCTGGCCACGGCCATCATCGGCATCTCCTCGGTGCACCTGCTGCAGACGTTCATCAGGGCTCAGTCGACGCCCAACGACAAGATCATGTGGCAGACGATCATGCACCTGGCCTTCGTGGCCTCGGCCATCGGCCTCGCCTACATCGACCGCCTGCTGTCCACCTCCCCGGCGGAGCACACGCGGTCACATCTCTGA